Proteins encoded in a region of the Nonomuraea helvata genome:
- a CDS encoding TauD/TfdA family dioxygenase — translation MSSLSIAPVAGRIGAEISGVRLGGDLPADVVAEIRLALLGHKVIFFRGQDQLDEQSQVAFARLLGEPTAAHPTVPSLNGNDHILDLDYRNGQKVDRWHTDVTFVDRPPLASVLRAVAVPAAGGDTLWTNTVSAYEHLPAELRDLLDRLRAVHTNQYDYVRVATSEDADRAREHAKVFASTVFETEHPVVRVHPETGERSILLGDFAKRLVGLPAHTSASLIRLVQEHVTEVENTVRWRWAPGDVAIWDNRATQHRVVHDFGDRPRRLHRVTIAGDVPVGVDGRPSVALKGDAAAYSPIAA, via the coding sequence ATGTCATCCCTGTCCATCGCCCCTGTCGCCGGTCGCATAGGCGCCGAGATCTCCGGTGTGCGGCTCGGTGGCGACCTGCCCGCCGACGTCGTCGCGGAGATCCGCCTGGCCCTGCTGGGCCACAAAGTGATCTTCTTCCGCGGCCAGGACCAGCTGGACGAGCAGAGCCAGGTGGCCTTCGCCCGGCTGCTCGGTGAGCCGACCGCCGCACATCCCACCGTGCCCTCGCTCAACGGGAACGACCACATCCTCGACCTCGACTACCGCAACGGCCAGAAGGTGGATCGCTGGCACACGGACGTGACGTTCGTGGACCGGCCGCCGCTGGCGTCGGTGCTGCGGGCCGTCGCCGTTCCCGCCGCCGGCGGTGACACGCTCTGGACCAACACCGTGAGCGCGTACGAGCACCTGCCCGCCGAGCTGCGGGACCTGCTCGACCGGCTGCGCGCCGTGCACACCAACCAGTACGACTACGTCCGCGTCGCCACCTCCGAGGACGCCGACCGGGCCCGGGAGCACGCCAAGGTGTTCGCCTCCACGGTGTTCGAGACCGAGCACCCGGTGGTGCGCGTGCATCCGGAGACCGGCGAACGGTCGATCCTGCTCGGCGACTTCGCCAAGCGGCTGGTGGGGCTGCCGGCGCACACGTCCGCCTCCCTCATCCGGCTGGTTCAGGAGCACGTCACGGAGGTGGAGAACACGGTGCGCTGGCGGTGGGCGCCCGGCGACGTGGCCATCTGGGACAACCGGGCGACGCAGCACCGCGTGGTGCACGACTTCGGCGACCGGCCGCGGCGGCTGCACCGCGTCACGATCGCGGGTGACGTGCCGGTGGGCGTGGACGGCCGTCCCAGCGTGGCGCTGAAGGGCGACGCGGCCGCGTACTCCCCCATCGCCGCCTGA
- a CDS encoding serine hydrolase domain-containing protein — protein MTSRRFRTPVAGRTLRLAVATAAGVLLAAGTLTAPAFAGTAQDMRPELQQSLDAVHEAGMFGIYSEVRDGDQTWRGASGVADVDTRRPVRPDMVQRVGSISKTFTSVAILQQVGRGTVELDAPIGRYLPDLVPGERGRRITVRMVLNHTSHIADYIGPAFPSLLQGSTKSLDDNRFRTFSPEELVRLGLAATPTGEPGAVPGSYSNTNYVLAGLLLKKVTGTGAEQYITRNVIRRAGLRHTSFPRTPLIPGPHSKAYESWFGLIDPPRDYSVYNMSWAGTAGAIVSTMDDLNRFYRALLRGELVGAAQLAEMQKTVPVQVGGGSVAYGLGLYALDLPCGRFWGHDGAVFGMGTQSLSSPDGARQLSYGFNLMKYQRIDDNGQVVPSPIDYALVDHVLVALCGDSAAQAKASRPLFLPLPTDTAVFR, from the coding sequence ATGACATCTCGCCGATTCAGAACGCCGGTCGCGGGCCGCACCCTGCGGCTGGCCGTCGCGACCGCGGCAGGCGTGTTACTCGCGGCAGGAACGCTGACCGCCCCGGCCTTCGCCGGGACCGCCCAGGACATGAGGCCGGAGCTCCAGCAGTCCCTGGACGCCGTCCACGAGGCCGGCATGTTCGGCATCTACTCGGAGGTCCGCGACGGTGACCAGACGTGGCGGGGCGCGTCCGGCGTGGCCGATGTGGACACGCGCCGCCCCGTACGCCCCGACATGGTGCAGCGGGTGGGCAGCATCAGCAAGACGTTCACCTCGGTGGCCATCCTCCAGCAGGTCGGACGCGGCACCGTCGAGCTGGACGCCCCGATCGGCCGCTACCTGCCCGATCTCGTCCCCGGCGAGCGCGGCCGGCGGATCACCGTGCGGATGGTCCTCAACCACACCAGCCACATCGCCGACTACATCGGCCCGGCGTTCCCGTCGCTGCTGCAGGGCTCGACCAAGAGCCTGGACGACAACCGCTTCCGCACGTTCTCCCCTGAGGAGCTGGTCCGGCTGGGTCTGGCCGCCACCCCGACCGGCGAGCCGGGGGCGGTGCCCGGCTCGTACTCGAACACCAACTACGTCCTCGCGGGCCTGCTCCTGAAGAAGGTCACGGGCACCGGCGCCGAGCAGTACATCACCCGCAACGTCATCCGCAGGGCCGGCCTGCGCCACACGTCCTTCCCGCGCACGCCGCTGATCCCGGGCCCGCACTCCAAGGCGTACGAGTCGTGGTTCGGCCTCATCGACCCGCCGCGCGACTACAGCGTCTACAACATGTCATGGGCCGGCACGGCGGGCGCGATCGTGTCCACGATGGACGATCTCAACCGCTTCTACCGGGCGCTGCTGCGCGGCGAGCTCGTCGGCGCCGCCCAGCTCGCCGAGATGCAGAAGACGGTGCCGGTGCAGGTGGGCGGAGGGTCGGTCGCGTACGGCCTCGGGCTTTACGCACTCGACCTGCCCTGCGGCCGTTTCTGGGGGCACGACGGGGCCGTGTTCGGGATGGGCACGCAGTCGCTGTCCAGCCCGGACGGCGCCCGCCAGCTGTCGTACGGGTTCAACCTCATGAAGTACCAGCGGATTGACGACAACGGCCAGGTCGTGCCGAGCCCGATCGACTACGCCCTGGTCGACCACGTGCTCGTGGCCCTGTGCGGCGACAGCGCGGCCCAGGCCAAGGCGTCGCGACCGCTGTTCCTCCCGCTCCCCACGGACACCGCCGTATTCCGATGA
- a CDS encoding ABC transporter ATP-binding protein, whose translation MTKISIRNVTKTFQVRDEPRPFTALSGIDLDVREGEFLTLVGPSGCGKSTLLDLIAGLAVPTSGRILIDGEQVAGPGLDRGIVFQQYALFPWRTAQSNVEFGLEAKGVPKKERVRRAREHLSLVGLAGFEERYPHELSGGMRQRVAIARSLAFDPDVLLMDEPFAALDAQTRESLQEELVHVWEQTGKTVVFITHGIDEAVYLGQRVAVMTSRPGRIKEVIDVRFDSREGDLRADPAFGEYRHRVWSLLREEVAAAQVQERTVVTAHG comes from the coding sequence ATGACCAAGATCAGCATCCGGAACGTGACCAAGACGTTCCAGGTCAGGGACGAGCCGCGGCCGTTCACCGCGCTCTCCGGCATCGACCTCGACGTGCGCGAGGGCGAGTTCCTCACGCTCGTCGGCCCCAGCGGCTGCGGCAAGTCCACCCTGCTCGACCTGATCGCCGGGCTGGCCGTGCCGACGTCCGGCCGGATCCTCATCGACGGCGAGCAGGTTGCCGGGCCAGGGCTCGACCGGGGCATCGTCTTCCAGCAGTACGCGCTGTTCCCCTGGCGCACGGCCCAGTCCAACGTCGAGTTCGGCCTGGAGGCCAAGGGCGTGCCGAAGAAGGAGCGGGTGCGGCGGGCACGCGAGCACCTCTCGCTCGTGGGGCTGGCCGGATTCGAGGAGCGGTATCCGCACGAGCTGTCCGGCGGGATGCGGCAGCGCGTCGCCATCGCGCGCAGCCTCGCGTTCGACCCCGACGTGCTGCTGATGGACGAGCCGTTCGCCGCCCTGGACGCGCAGACCCGCGAGTCCCTGCAGGAGGAGTTGGTGCACGTCTGGGAGCAGACCGGCAAGACCGTCGTGTTCATCACGCACGGCATCGACGAGGCGGTCTACCTCGGGCAGCGGGTCGCGGTGATGACCTCGAGGCCGGGCCGGATCAAGGAGGTCATCGACGTGCGCTTCGACTCACGGGAGGGCGACCTGAGGGCGGACCCGGCCTTCGGCGAGTACCGCCACCGCGTGTGGAGCCTGCTGCGCGAAGAGGTCGCGGCGGCGCAGGTGCAGGAGCGGACGGTGGTGACGGCTCATGGCTGA
- a CDS encoding LacI family DNA-binding transcriptional regulator, with product MPHAARPTVTLHDVAAAAGVSVSTESRVLGGSTRKVAPEFEARVLAAAAALRRSASRWRRRARVSGSCWRVADRPRKHPHPGVSAPVTAHAGPGGGPR from the coding sequence ATGCCCCACGCGGCGCGGCCCACGGTCACGCTGCACGACGTGGCCGCGGCGGCCGGGGTCTCGGTCTCCACCGAGTCCAGGGTCCTGGGCGGCAGCACGCGGAAGGTCGCGCCCGAGTTCGAGGCGCGCGTGCTGGCTGCGGCGGCGGCCCTGCGGCGATCCGCTTCGCGCTGGAGAAGGCGGGCACGGGTGAGCGGCTCGTGCTGGAGGGTGGCTGATCGTCCGCGGAAGCACCCGCACCCGGGAGTGAGCGCACCCGTCACTGCGCACGCAGGGCCGGGCGGCGGGCCCAGGTGA
- a CDS encoding LLM class flavin-dependent oxidoreductase, translated as MTRKLHLNAFLMGVGHHEAAWRHPRTEPARLTDVRHYQELARIAERGKLDSVFLADGVALHGDFQSGRVRHALRHNALGGLEPLTLLSALAAVTDHIGLIATVSTTYNEPFHVARKFASLDHISGGRAGWNIVTSAGEAEARNFGVVRPSHADRYARATEFLDVVRKLWDSWEDDAILRDRTGGLYADTGKIHAIEHAGEYFAVSGPLNTSRSPQGHPLLVQAGSSEDGKEFAARYAEAVFTAQQTLEEGQEFYADLKRRLAAYGRRHEDVLVLPGISPIIGSTEREALRLEQELEDLIIPAYGLAQLSQMTGIELTEDALDRPLPEVSVETEGAQSRRKLVIDLARREGLTVRQLLGRLAGGRGHRVLAGTPEQIADQLQEWFFAGAADGFNIMPPILPGGLSDFVDHVVPELQVRGLFRYDYEGRTLRENYGLPRPASRYAGARREEVAVAR; from the coding sequence GTGACGAGAAAGCTCCACCTGAACGCCTTCCTCATGGGCGTCGGCCACCACGAGGCGGCCTGGAGACACCCCCGGACCGAGCCCGCCCGCCTCACCGACGTCCGCCACTACCAGGAGCTCGCCAGGATCGCCGAGCGCGGCAAGCTCGATTCCGTCTTCCTCGCCGACGGCGTGGCCCTCCACGGCGACTTCCAAAGTGGCCGAGTCCGCCACGCCCTCCGGCACAACGCCCTCGGCGGCCTCGAACCCCTGACCCTCCTGTCGGCCCTGGCGGCCGTCACCGACCACATCGGCCTCATCGCCACCGTGTCGACGACGTACAACGAGCCCTTCCACGTGGCCCGCAAGTTCGCCTCGCTCGACCACATCAGCGGCGGCCGGGCCGGCTGGAACATCGTCACCTCCGCGGGCGAGGCCGAGGCCCGCAACTTCGGCGTCGTCCGGCCGTCCCACGCCGACCGCTACGCCAGGGCCACCGAGTTCCTGGACGTCGTACGGAAGCTCTGGGACAGCTGGGAGGACGACGCGATCCTGCGCGACCGCACCGGCGGGCTCTACGCCGACACCGGCAAGATCCACGCGATCGAGCACGCCGGCGAGTACTTCGCGGTCAGCGGGCCGCTCAACACCTCCCGCTCGCCCCAGGGCCATCCGCTCCTGGTCCAGGCCGGGTCGTCCGAGGACGGCAAGGAGTTCGCCGCCCGCTACGCCGAGGCCGTCTTCACGGCCCAGCAGACCCTGGAGGAGGGGCAGGAGTTCTATGCCGACCTGAAGCGCCGCCTGGCCGCCTACGGCCGGCGGCACGAGGACGTGCTCGTCCTGCCGGGCATCTCGCCGATCATCGGCTCGACCGAGCGCGAGGCGCTGCGCCTGGAGCAGGAGCTCGAGGACCTCATCATTCCCGCGTACGGGCTGGCGCAGCTCTCCCAGATGACCGGCATCGAACTGACCGAGGACGCGCTGGACAGGCCCCTGCCCGAGGTGTCCGTCGAGACGGAGGGCGCGCAGAGCCGGCGCAAGCTCGTCATCGACCTGGCCAGGCGCGAAGGCCTCACGGTCAGGCAGCTCCTCGGCCGCCTCGCCGGCGGCCGAGGCCACCGCGTCCTCGCCGGCACGCCCGAGCAGATCGCCGACCAGCTCCAGGAGTGGTTCTTCGCCGGGGCGGCCGACGGGTTCAACATCATGCCGCCGATCCTGCCCGGCGGGCTGAGCGACTTCGTGGACCACGTGGTGCCGGAACTGCAGGTCAGAGGCCTGTTCCGGTACGACTACGAGGGCCGTACCCTCCGCGAGAACTACGGCCTGCCCAGACCCGCGTCCCGGTACGCGGGTGCCCGGCGGGAAGAAGTCGCGGTGGCGCGATGA
- a CDS encoding MFS transporter codes for MPIGLLALALGGFGIGLTEFGLIGLLPQVAADFGVTEPVAGYLVSGYALSVAVGAIALTAAIARFDRKKVLLALMVLFIAGNLISAIAPVYPALMAGRIVAALCHGAFFGVGSVVAADMVAPNRRAGAIALMFGGLTAANVLGVPLGTLLGQQFGWRSTFWAITVIGVVALAGIRLLVPPTPPPAETSLRGELGAFRRPQVWVSAAVTVLAFGGMFGAFAYIAFTLTEVSGFATTTVPWLLVLFGAGTFAGNFAGGKLADRALNTSLAAILALLTVVLAVFALTARSQAMTVVSLVLMGAVGLATAPGLQLRIMGYAQDAPTMASGANIAAFNLGNALGAWLGGLALGAGFGFVSPLWVGAGVTAAGLAVLLVGSVRLPRRQKTLISYQLD; via the coding sequence ATGCCTATCGGGCTTCTCGCCCTGGCGCTGGGCGGTTTCGGCATCGGGCTCACCGAGTTCGGGCTCATCGGCCTGCTGCCCCAGGTGGCGGCGGACTTCGGGGTCACCGAGCCGGTGGCCGGGTATCTGGTCTCGGGTTACGCGCTGAGCGTGGCGGTCGGCGCCATCGCGCTCACCGCGGCGATCGCCCGCTTCGACCGCAAGAAGGTGCTGCTCGCGCTGATGGTGCTGTTCATCGCGGGCAACCTGATCTCGGCGATCGCGCCGGTCTACCCGGCGCTGATGGCGGGCCGGATCGTCGCGGCGCTCTGCCACGGCGCGTTCTTCGGCGTCGGATCGGTGGTCGCGGCCGACATGGTCGCGCCGAACCGGCGGGCCGGGGCCATCGCGTTGATGTTCGGCGGGCTGACAGCGGCCAACGTGCTCGGGGTTCCGCTGGGCACGCTGCTCGGCCAGCAGTTCGGCTGGCGCTCGACGTTCTGGGCGATCACGGTCATCGGCGTCGTCGCGCTGGCCGGCATCCGGCTGCTGGTGCCGCCGACGCCGCCGCCCGCCGAGACGAGCCTGCGCGGCGAACTGGGCGCGTTCCGGCGGCCGCAGGTCTGGGTCTCCGCCGCGGTCACCGTACTGGCCTTCGGCGGCATGTTCGGCGCGTTCGCCTACATCGCGTTCACGCTCACCGAGGTCAGCGGGTTCGCCACCACCACGGTGCCCTGGCTGCTGGTGCTGTTCGGTGCGGGCACGTTCGCGGGCAACTTCGCCGGCGGCAAGCTCGCGGACCGCGCGCTGAACACCTCGCTGGCCGCGATCCTGGCGCTGCTCACCGTGGTGCTCGCGGTGTTCGCGCTGACGGCGCGGAGCCAGGCCATGACGGTCGTCTCGCTGGTGCTGATGGGCGCCGTCGGACTGGCCACCGCACCAGGGCTGCAGCTGCGGATCATGGGGTACGCCCAGGACGCGCCCACGATGGCCTCCGGCGCCAACATCGCGGCCTTCAACCTCGGCAACGCGCTCGGCGCCTGGCTGGGCGGCCTCGCCCTGGGCGCCGGATTCGGCTTCGTCTCACCGCTCTGGGTCGGCGCCGGAGTCACCGCCGCCGGACTCGCCGTCCTGCTGGTCGGCTCGGTACGGCTACCCCGACGACAGAAAACCCTTATTTCCTACCAGTTGGATTGA
- a CDS encoding NAD(P)H-dependent oxidoreductase produces MSIVTLVGNPRAGSRTLAVATAAARAVGGRLGASAEAYEVVDLSGLGPHLLSPGQHPDVGAALELVTGASLLVVAGPTYKGTYTALLKSLLDRLPPDALAGKAALPLLVMGDPKHALAVEVHLRPLLVELGAFVPTPGLALLESQIPQVEEVLAGWADRVTPQVAAVLKVGAFS; encoded by the coding sequence ATGAGCATCGTGACGCTGGTCGGCAACCCCCGGGCGGGCTCGCGCACCCTCGCCGTCGCCACGGCGGCGGCCCGGGCGGTCGGCGGCCGCCTCGGGGCCTCGGCGGAGGCGTACGAGGTCGTGGACCTGTCGGGGCTCGGGCCCCACCTGCTCTCGCCCGGCCAGCACCCCGACGTGGGCGCGGCCCTGGAACTCGTCACCGGGGCGAGCCTGCTCGTGGTGGCCGGCCCGACCTACAAGGGCACCTATACCGCACTGCTGAAGTCGCTCCTTGACCGGCTGCCGCCGGACGCGCTGGCGGGCAAGGCGGCGCTGCCGCTGCTGGTCATGGGGGATCCCAAGCATGCGCTGGCGGTGGAGGTGCACCTGCGGCCGCTGCTGGTGGAGCTGGGGGCCTTCGTGCCCACCCCGGGGCTGGCGCTGTTGGAGTCGCAGATTCCGCAGGTGGAGGAGGTGCTGGCCGGATGGGCCGATCGGGTGACGCCGCAGGTGGCCGCTGTGCTCAAGGTAGGGGCGTTTTCATGA
- a CDS encoding ARPP-1 family domain-containing protein, which yields MTSLDTLLPAPLDLDGYRAGTPQRAGALTMVPLWGPERPGIVPPRSGLKLKRVVGYGQVELHNGAREGVAIVPLHLGYIQDAAQNHALCSSALLGAGQTRRFDDACCVQAGQGGYLEGRDQWFFVLPVELRAKALRQRGRQDYAKLWPDISELNRAYGLPSRGHLEQILSRKRATLTQFQSRLELLPGQLGALFFVDGRFAGLELAPDPVYFAEMWMALVCFAYGVAAWHAEPERTPAEAYDAGSLAELRAELARDRAARQTEVASWLPAPDGDVRVVEEERYLDLRLSTMTGGGLAGQVVSEHGRPVYASLFADR from the coding sequence ATGACCAGCCTCGACACGCTCCTGCCTGCGCCGCTCGACCTCGACGGCTACCGCGCGGGCACGCCGCAGCGCGCCGGGGCGCTGACCATGGTGCCTCTCTGGGGTCCCGAGCGTCCCGGCATCGTGCCGCCCCGCTCCGGGCTGAAGCTCAAGCGGGTCGTCGGGTACGGCCAGGTCGAGCTGCACAACGGCGCCCGCGAGGGCGTGGCGATCGTGCCGCTGCACCTCGGCTACATCCAGGACGCCGCCCAGAACCACGCCCTGTGCTCCTCGGCGCTGCTGGGCGCCGGGCAGACCAGGCGGTTCGACGACGCCTGCTGCGTCCAGGCCGGCCAGGGCGGCTATCTCGAGGGCCGCGACCAGTGGTTCTTCGTGCTGCCCGTCGAGCTGCGGGCCAAGGCGCTGCGGCAGCGCGGGCGCCAGGACTACGCCAAGCTCTGGCCGGACATCTCCGAGCTCAACCGCGCGTACGGGCTGCCGTCCCGGGGCCACCTGGAGCAGATCCTGTCGCGCAAGCGGGCCACGCTGACCCAGTTCCAGAGCCGGCTGGAGCTGCTGCCGGGCCAGCTCGGGGCGCTGTTCTTCGTGGACGGCAGGTTCGCGGGGCTGGAGCTGGCGCCCGACCCGGTGTACTTCGCCGAGATGTGGATGGCGCTGGTCTGCTTCGCGTACGGGGTCGCCGCCTGGCATGCCGAGCCCGAGCGGACCCCGGCGGAGGCGTACGACGCGGGGAGCCTGGCGGAGCTGCGCGCCGAGCTGGCCCGCGACCGGGCGGCGCGGCAGACCGAGGTGGCCTCCTGGCTGCCCGCGCCCGACGGTGACGTGCGCGTGGTCGAGGAGGAGCGCTACCTCGACCTGCGGCTGTCCACCATGACCGGCGGCGGCCTGGCCGGTCAGGTGGTCAGTGAGCACGGCCGACCGGTGTACGCGTCCCTCTTCGCCGACCGGTAA
- a CDS encoding ABC transporter permease, giving the protein MAEQRLLPGDIHWYDLPEDEAEAETEAEEDVPQERPRRRLLGGRVRRAVTNSTAILLLLAAWEALPRLGVVDPVFVPPLSENVVAWYDLLVSGQLPEHLEASLARSLAGFALAIVLAIPLGLLIGWYKPVADFLTPLLELFRNTSAVALLPVFTLILGIGETTKVAFVLYACSWPILLSTVSGVKTVEPLLIKSARSMGLGPVRLFQKVILPAAVPTIFTGVRLAGAYSILVLLFAEMVGAKAGLGYLILDTQSSFRIPDMYAGIITISVLGVLFNLLLVAVERRFSTWRTT; this is encoded by the coding sequence ATGGCTGAGCAGCGTCTGCTCCCCGGCGACATCCACTGGTACGACCTGCCCGAGGACGAGGCCGAAGCCGAGACCGAGGCCGAGGAGGACGTCCCGCAGGAGAGACCGCGCCGGCGGCTGCTCGGCGGGCGCGTCCGGCGGGCGGTCACGAACTCCACGGCCATCCTGCTCCTCCTCGCCGCCTGGGAGGCGCTGCCCAGGCTCGGCGTCGTGGACCCCGTCTTCGTCCCGCCGCTCTCGGAGAACGTCGTCGCCTGGTACGACCTCCTCGTCAGCGGCCAGTTGCCCGAGCACCTGGAGGCGTCCCTGGCCCGCTCGCTGGCCGGCTTCGCCCTGGCCATCGTGCTGGCGATCCCGCTCGGCCTGCTGATCGGCTGGTACAAACCGGTCGCCGACTTCCTCACCCCGCTGCTCGAGCTGTTCCGCAACACCTCGGCGGTGGCGCTGCTGCCGGTGTTCACGCTGATCCTCGGCATCGGGGAGACGACGAAGGTCGCGTTCGTGCTGTACGCGTGCTCCTGGCCGATCCTGCTCAGCACCGTCAGCGGCGTGAAGACCGTGGAGCCGCTGCTCATCAAGTCGGCCAGGTCGATGGGCCTGGGCCCGGTCCGGCTGTTCCAGAAGGTGATCCTGCCCGCCGCCGTGCCCACCATCTTCACCGGCGTGCGGCTGGCGGGCGCGTACTCGATCCTCGTCCTGCTGTTCGCCGAGATGGTCGGGGCCAAGGCCGGGCTCGGGTACCTCATCCTCGACACCCAGTCCAGCTTCCGCATCCCCGACATGTACGCGGGCATCATCACGATCTCCGTGCTCGGCGTGCTGTTCAACCTGCTCCTGGTCGCCGTCGAGCGCCGCTTCTCCACCTGGAGGACCACGTGA
- a CDS encoding vWA domain-containing protein, producing MDTPTLLQHFRTHDTPLVLSRGGDLAWDDAELHRSAQLSDPEGYALLALVPGALPWQRARVLLRTLAGSQDGLDEGARATLAKVTRVLMFGLPPAHAVTALLALRRMRVNHKHATRAIVAFVLEHPDAAALIEARRTALVDCFEHALGKATARACARLVRDGDTGSGYLRRSLLRFTSDPAVAVERVRALYAPGTYGAVAPHEPPAPLDPVREHPPIVTPTNRGDIAATLVHLYRGGPDAELRPALAGYVAEATRGLPRMTGHVAMVLDTSGSMRGYGEREWAVMSQAAALRLVLGEVCERLTVVESGTTQAVPEGATDLASGLLDALDTRPDLVVIVTDGYENVLPGDLARVAATLPRAGVTTPVVLCQATFTRGDDLTLRDPAPDLPRHPFWHQDDFAGLLPWMFGHCQPGRDWIRTAMLGRLEGART from the coding sequence GTGGACACCCCGACTCTTCTCCAGCATTTCCGGACGCACGACACCCCTTTGGTCCTGTCCAGGGGCGGCGATCTGGCATGGGACGACGCGGAGCTCCACCGGAGTGCCCAGCTGAGCGACCCCGAGGGATACGCGCTGCTCGCGCTGGTGCCCGGTGCGCTCCCCTGGCAGCGGGCCCGCGTGCTGCTGCGTACGCTGGCCGGCTCGCAGGACGGCCTCGACGAGGGCGCCCGCGCGACGCTGGCCAAGGTCACCAGGGTGCTCATGTTCGGCCTGCCGCCTGCGCACGCCGTGACCGCGCTCCTGGCGCTGCGGCGTATGCGCGTCAACCACAAGCACGCCACGCGGGCCATCGTCGCGTTCGTCCTGGAGCACCCGGACGCCGCCGCGCTCATCGAGGCACGCAGGACCGCACTGGTCGACTGCTTCGAGCACGCGCTGGGCAAGGCGACCGCCCGCGCGTGTGCCCGGCTCGTCCGCGACGGCGACACCGGCTCCGGTTACCTGCGGCGGAGCCTGCTGCGGTTCACCTCCGACCCGGCCGTGGCGGTCGAACGGGTGCGCGCGCTCTACGCGCCCGGCACGTACGGCGCGGTGGCCCCGCACGAGCCGCCCGCGCCGCTCGACCCGGTCAGGGAGCACCCGCCGATCGTGACGCCGACCAACCGGGGCGACATCGCGGCGACGCTGGTGCACCTCTACCGCGGCGGGCCGGACGCCGAGCTGCGTCCCGCCCTGGCGGGGTACGTGGCCGAGGCGACGCGCGGGCTGCCGCGCATGACCGGCCACGTGGCCATGGTGCTCGACACGTCGGGCTCCATGCGCGGGTACGGCGAGCGCGAGTGGGCGGTCATGTCCCAGGCCGCGGCGCTGCGGCTGGTCCTGGGCGAGGTCTGCGAGCGCCTGACGGTGGTCGAGAGCGGCACCACGCAGGCGGTTCCCGAGGGGGCGACCGATCTGGCGAGCGGGCTGCTGGACGCCCTCGACACCCGCCCCGACCTGGTGGTGATCGTGACCGACGGCTACGAGAACGTCCTGCCGGGCGACCTGGCCCGGGTCGCGGCCACGCTGCCCAGAGCGGGCGTCACGACGCCCGTGGTGCTCTGCCAGGCCACGTTCACCCGCGGCGACGACCTCACCCTGCGCGACCCCGCGCCGGATCTGCCGCGCCACCCGTTCTGGCACCAGGACGACTTCGCCGGGCTGCTGCCGTGGATGTTCGGCCACTGCCAGCCCGGCCGGGACTGGATCCGTACGGCCATGCTCGGCCGACTGGAAGGAGCACGCACATGA
- a CDS encoding flavin reductase family protein: protein MTAVETLPGSAVDADGFRRALAVHAAGVVIITAQSDGIPAGLTATSFSSVSLDPPLVSFYVDRSSTTWPSMRTADHFAVNVLASDQAELAARFARKDIDRFAEPTRWRPGPLGAPLLQDVSAHLVCLPHDTVDVGDHLLVVGLVAEARVHSAGRPLLYHQGRFGRFIAHP, encoded by the coding sequence ATGACGGCCGTGGAGACGCTGCCGGGCAGTGCCGTGGACGCCGACGGGTTCCGGCGGGCGCTCGCCGTGCACGCCGCCGGGGTCGTCATCATCACCGCCCAGAGCGACGGCATCCCCGCCGGGCTCACGGCCACGTCGTTCTCCTCGGTCAGCCTGGACCCGCCCTTGGTCTCCTTCTACGTCGACCGGTCCTCCACCACCTGGCCCTCGATGCGCACCGCGGACCACTTCGCCGTCAACGTCCTGGCCAGCGACCAGGCCGAGCTGGCGGCCAGGTTCGCGCGCAAGGACATCGACCGGTTCGCCGAGCCCACCCGCTGGCGTCCAGGGCCCTTGGGCGCGCCCCTGCTCCAGGACGTCTCCGCCCACCTCGTCTGCCTCCCGCACGACACGGTGGACGTCGGCGACCACCTCCTGGTGGTCGGCCTGGTCGCCGAGGCCAGGGTGCACAGCGCGGGCCGTCCCCTCCTCTATCACCAGGGCCGCTTCGGCCGCTTCATCGCCCACCCGTAA